The DNA sequence ctcataaatgttgcattttttctGAATTTGCCACTAACACTCACATGCATGGCTGCACACGTGTATGCACATATTCACACTGTCTCCAGCTGCTACAGAAAGACCCATTGCTGCTCAGCCTGTTGTATCAGAAGAGACATGGAGCATATGAACCTACCCgtttttcttttataatttTATTCATGGTTATGGGTGAGCACAGTTTATCATTTAGATTGTGTTATTCAATATGAGGCCACATTAAGTCTTTTTATAGGCCAGCAGAAGAATTTCCTTGGATCCACAGCTTCGTgcagcctcttcctctgcttcccTTCAGTCTTATACCTTCTCTGCCTTCCTCTTGCCTGAAAAAATCCTCAGCACATTGTCTCAGACTTATGTGTAAAACTAAAAACTCTGTCATACAGACAGCTTTCAGAGTAACAATCTGGCTAAAACTGTGTTAACTTTCTTTCTATAAattcactgtaatgttgcaggaTGTGACCTCTTCACTGCACCCCACTTGAATTATTCCCTCATGAGGTTACAGGACTCCTAACATGAaggcattttaacattttaattaactCAACAGTCTTAATCCCTTCCCCTGTGTTTActatgtctgtgctgctgtgagcAGCTTTGAAGATGCTGTCATGGTAATTTTGTATTCTGGACCGCTGAAGGTTACAGGTTAATTAACACACTGTGCCTTCATATTACTTGTTTCCTACTGCAGCCTCGGTGAATATGAAATACAGCAAATAAAACTTTCATACTGCTGGTTCTCTTCATCGCACGTCATGACTAATGCAACATAGAGACTGTGTGCGGCCTGATTTCGTAGCAGGGTTGCTGTTTTGCATTTCATTacaaatgtttgtgtgcatatatttgtaacaaaataaagaaagCTGCAGAACACAgctcagacctgctgctgtccagGGCTTCCTACCTGCAAGTGTTCACACTAGGACAGGGCAGGTAGCTCTTCAGCACCACGGATTGTGAGTTCAGAGTTTATACAATAACACAACAGTGGCATCTAAACATGTAGCCTAATTTCTGCAGCTGTCTTTAAAAAGCAGTGTGCAATGTCACTACATTATACAAATGTTCACCTTTTTGCATGGTTGGTGCTACTTTTCTATTATCTAGGATACATCAAAATACCAATTCTCTAAATAGTTATCAGTGCAGTACTGCTGTTACTTTGGCCAGTAGATGTCACTATTTCTTAACATTCTACAGAACCCGAGCTTTTGTCTCTCCAGCAGCACAGGACCTGAAGGTTTCACAACAAATCAGACAAACTTGTCCAGACACACGAAGTTTAAACTGTTGACTTGCTCCTTAATGTGTCaggcttttcttttcttactaTTGACCATCTGAGCTAAAATCCTTCCACAAACAAGAGAAAATGATGACGTATCATGCTAACTCTTTCAGATAAATAAAATCCAACTGTAGTTTTACTCCCCTGACCTGTGATCATGTTCCAGGAGGGAGTCTGATGTAACCTCCTGTAATATTCAGTCTGTACATATGATACTGCCATGCTATTACAAAACATCAGTATCAATACTCTACATGCTGAAATAAGGTCTGGACAGATGTCTCTTGAGACCTTGAGGGGACATATGCCATCTGATGTAATGACTACACTGAGAGTGTAAATTATGGctcttatatttatatttgtctaCTTTGGAGCTTTCTTCCTGTCACACATCTTAATGATCCTGTTTACTCTACAGCCATTATGATTATGGGAAAGAATATTGCCATAAAAAGGACCAGGAAATCTGTTGGCTGATGCTACTCTCAGCTTTTTATGTTTAAACACCTTCAGGAAAACACTCACACGGTCACAAAAAGTGGATTTACATTTTTCTGTAGCTGCTCTACAGCAGATTGAGTTAAGTTTAGTGTTACAAACACAGCAAGAAAAGAATATCCATGGTCCGCCTTCGGTTTCCTGACTGTGTGACGTCAGTCTGAAGGGAAAAGGGGGGCCAGTGAGATCCCCCACTATCTGATGTGGGTGTAAGAGGCTGAGGCTGCTTCTAGGCCAACCCCTTCACTTCACTTTACAGTCAACAGGAAGACTGGAGGCCAAAGATAGCAGCCACTCTGCAGGAGAGGAAGGACACAGAGGTCCAGCAGCACAGTCTGAACAAAGGAAGACACAGAAGGCAAAGGAATGAGCAAGAATCAGAAAGAAGTGAAGAAAATCCAGTCAGTTTATCTGCAGAACTTGGAAAAACTGAACCAGGGGATAAAGCCAGACAAAAAAAGTTGGAAGCCTAAAGAAGGAGACTTTGCTGTGCAAACAGCAATGGAAAAGCTGCGACAGCCTCCCATAGCTGGACAAGTCACCAAAAGCTCAGCTCACAGAATAAGCAGAGACCTGACCTGCTCCATCTGCTTGGATCTCTTCAAGCAGCCGGTGTCTTTACCCTGTGATCACACCTTCTGCCTGGGTTGCATTGAGGGCTACTGGGCAGGACCACGGGGCCCTGTGCAGGGAGGCACAGGCTCCTGCCCTCAGTGCAGAAAAGTGTACCCCGGACAGAGCTACAGGCCCAATCGCATTGTTGCCAACATAGTAGAGAGTTATTGTCAAGGTCTGGAGGAGACCGGACCAGGAGCGTGCTTGGCAGACAGCGGGCCGACAGAGAGGACTCCTGCACCAGTCCCACGCTGCAACAGGCACAGGGAAGAGCTGAAGATGTACTGTGAAGAGGACCAGGAGCTGGTGTGTCTGGTGTGCGGTCTGTCCCAGGAGCACAGAAATCATACCAtgatgtgtgtgcaggaggctGAACACAAGTACAGGGTGAGTGAAGCCGAGTCTGTTTACACTACAAGGAATGAGCAGCATGTTAAGATTCGTTTATCTGGTAATGAGGATGTCATCCAATGTTTACACAAGTGATAAAAGTAGTCATTGTATTTGAAGTGGGTCAGTAGTGATGTTATGTCTTCATCCTGACAGGCGTCTCTAAACAGCTCAATGGACTCGTTAAAAGCGGAGCTCAACACGGCCCTGCAGTGTgacagggaggctgaggaggaggttAAAAAACTTAAGGTGAGAAGCAAAGTGTCACCCTTTCCTCGCTGTGCATGATTGTTGCTCCTTTTGACCACCATCTCCCACCCACCCAggaacacacagctgatctAAAGCAGCGCATTGAGGCCCAATTCAGCGACCTGCACCAGTTCCTGTACcaggaggagaagctgctgcaggtaaAGCTGAAGACGGAGGAGCGGAGAGAGCTGATCCGTCTGGATGAGCACAAggccctgctgtgtgtggagaTATCCCGTCTGCAGCGGGCTGTCCACGAGATAGAGGACAAGCTGAAAGAGCAGAACCCCTTCACTCTGCTCAGGGTAGGTTCAGTTCATAACTACATCTGGAAGTTATTATCAACATGATGAGTCAGCTGTGGGGATGATTAAGCTGAAAGATGCTGAGCTGTTGATTTCcaacttttttgttttcatctttgaAACCAGGAGGagtaaaaaaagcaaaattcaGGGTGATTGTTTTTTCACTCTGTCATGCATTTCTGTGCCAACAAACACACTCCAGCATCAGCATTCAAGATGTAACCAGCTGGCTTTCCTGTAAAGTCTGCACACCGTCCGTAGAGGCCAAAAAATACGTTGGTATACATGTACTAGAAGATTTACGTGCCCCGCTAATACCAACAATGTTACTAATTTTCCTCTAACAAAAGAGTATTCCTCCAAGTGAGCTCAGACAGGATGTAGGCCAGTGATCTCACCCACTGATCCAGAGGATAAGGAGTTTAGTTCAGGCACAGGGCCATACACAGACCTTGGGTTTTGGGACTTTCCCCGGGCCACAGGGCAATCCCACAGGGTGGGATAGCGTGAGCTCAGACATTGATGTAATATGGAAAgagctttcttttctttcagataTAACAAAACTAATTACCGGTCTCTTTTCCTGTGTTTATCCATGTGTCTCGTTGCAGAGCATCAAAGCGCTGCTCCAGAGGTGAGTGTGGGAAAAGAGTCTCTATCACTGAAAGGCTTTGTTCCGTTTGCCTGTTTTTCACTGTTAGACTTTGCTTTTGTTGGCAGGCCTTTGCTGAAGTTTGAGAAACCTGTGTTTACATCACCCAGTCTGTGTGAGGGCCGGTTTGCAGGACCCCTGCAGTACAGAGTGTGGAAATCCATGAAGGGAAGCATCTATCCAGGTATATCATGTGACACTCTGAACCACTGAACTGCACCAGAATGATCTTTTATCTAACAAGGCTCACACATTCCCTTTTCTCTTAGTTCCAGCAGCCATTACATTTAATTCCAGCACAGCTAACCCTTGGCTCAGCCTGACCTCCTCCCTCACCTGCGTTCGCTACCAGACCTTTAATCACACTGTGCAGGACAACCCCTACAGGTTCAACGCTGCCCTGTCACTGCTTGGAAGCCAGGGTTTCACCCATGGGCGACACTACTGGGAGATTGAAGTCTACAGCAGCACGGTCTGGACAGTGGGGGTGGCCAGGGAGTCAGTGCCCAGAAAGGGAGTCATCAAGGCCCTGCCAGCCAACGGCTTCTggactctctccctctcttacGGCATTCAGTACATGGCTGGCACATCCCCTCCAACTGTCCTGTCTCTGGAGGAACCGCTGGCCAGGATTGGCGTGTACCTGGACTACAAGAGGGGCCTGGTGTCCTTTTACAATGCAGAGTGCATGACACACCTCTACACCTTCAGGGAGACCTTCACCGAGACACTGTACCCTTACTTCAACTTAGGTTTCCTGGATAAAGTGCATGAAAATGAGCCTCTCAAAGTTTTCTTACCAAAGATTTAACAACTGCAAAAGAGGAGGAACAAAGGGTGTTAACAAGCATGAAATAAACAGATATGAATGGAAATCATTTACTCTTTCTATTGAAGCAGGTTTGGGTTTTGTAATGTACATTAAATATTAaccatttcagtaacttttCTTATATTGAATATGTAGACTGGATCTACTGCCACACATTTCAGTTCAAAGAAGCTGTGCTTCTGTGACGAATGTGAAACTGTTTGGTTACATGACCGAAGTTATTGTATTAATGTAAGGCACTGTAAAGTTTATGTTTTACATTTCAATAATCATCCTTTTTGCTTGATCActaatacaataaaacatctttttaaaaaccagATCTCTCATGTCATACTTCTCGTGGTGTGCAGGCAATGTAGAGAAAAATGCTTTCTGATCATCATATTCTAGAGTTCAGCAGGCCAGCTGGTTAATCCACCCTCTCCTGATGTAAACATACGTTTGTTTACTTCACAGTGCATCTTTAATATCTGGCCAAAAAGGTTTTAAGCAGCTCAAGACCACGCCCAGCACTGTGCATCTGTACCATGAACACATCCAAGAGTAAACAACATTTTCTGCTGCATTAAGCAGTACATTAAACtaaaaaatatgtgttttctACAAAAATAACTCAACCCAGTGACCCACTGATAATATGTGGGACATTACATCTGCAGCAATGCTGCCCCCAGCCTGTATTTACTTTCTCCT is a window from the Parambassis ranga chromosome 12, fParRan2.1, whole genome shotgun sequence genome containing:
- the trim69 gene encoding E3 ubiquitin-protein ligase TRIM69; amino-acid sequence: MSKNQKEVKKIQSVYLQNLEKLNQGIKPDKKSWKPKEGDFAVQTAMEKLRQPPIAGQVTKSSAHRISRDLTCSICLDLFKQPVSLPCDHTFCLGCIEGYWAGPRGPVQGGTGSCPQCRKVYPGQSYRPNRIVANIVESYCQGLEETGPGACLADSGPTERTPAPVPRCNRHREELKMYCEEDQELVCLVCGLSQEHRNHTMMCVQEAEHKYRASLNSSMDSLKAELNTALQCDREAEEEVKKLKEHTADLKQRIEAQFSDLHQFLYQEEKLLQVKLKTEERRELIRLDEHKALLCVEISRLQRAVHEIEDKLKEQNPFTLLRSIKALLQRPLLKFEKPVFTSPSLCEGRFAGPLQYRVWKSMKGSIYPVPAAITFNSSTANPWLSLTSSLTCVRYQTFNHTVQDNPYRFNAALSLLGSQGFTHGRHYWEIEVYSSTVWTVGVARESVPRKGVIKALPANGFWTLSLSYGIQYMAGTSPPTVLSLEEPLARIGVYLDYKRGLVSFYNAECMTHLYTFRETFTETLYPYFNLGFLDKVHENEPLKVFLPKI